The Candidatus Zixiibacteriota bacterium genome includes a window with the following:
- a CDS encoding TonB-dependent receptor — protein MMLRQLLICLVVLTFAAGSVLAHGGIAAGTVKNKSNAEGIPFASVLIEGTNLGVMADSTGRFELKHIPVGKQRLIVSAVGYVTYRHEIDVVDGRTLELSPELERSEIDAGGIVVTGTRTPRYVKESPVFTEVVSKAAIEEKSARNIFEALDGEPGVKVEQQCQGCNFTILRMQGLGADHTQVLLDGQPIYSGLASVYGLQQLSTADVDHIEIVKGAGSALYGSNAVAGAINVVSTVPMKTEGQVDMEFGEAGTNKYSITASSRRDKVGLFLYAQQSEQDELDETGDVNAPGGVYEPDGWIDRVRSSVKNLGFNLYRNDLLGADRLILRGRLLAESRIGGWLTDRQFENPFAEGTERINTDRFSGQAEYRIGLANGSEVNASVAYSNHKRDATNDTFLGDYIEAYGVEPPVHLLRPYLAEEKLLVTNLNLVQPLGNRHRLLVGLQYSHNSLEETGMYLDAETATPYSSLSHKKADEFGAYLQDEAKLSRKLEVVAGLRFDYHSSEDEFHGSGDILAQGLDPLEYDESTVNPRFSVQYSFSDSWKLRGSVGSGFRVPYGFSEDLHLCSGSPRVYKGSNLKPEKSISYSMTAEYTARRATVSINAYRTELTDAIAFVEADEDVSRMGYDYQWENIDDAYVSGIETNGSVSPSEGLVLSGRLELFKGKYDNPREDWLGTPYKEMSRDIPRYPNISGGFKIDYTYNGWSLTTDADIKGSMKIDLTEPEDPADIQIYETESYVLFNARISRTIMNRYKLYAGAKNLGDYTQKVKHISDAAFMYAPVYGRLLYGGIQITL, from the coding sequence ATGATGCTTAGGCAACTGCTGATTTGTCTGGTGGTTCTGACATTCGCTGCCGGGTCCGTTCTGGCCCACGGCGGTATTGCCGCCGGAACGGTGAAGAACAAAAGCAATGCAGAGGGGATTCCGTTTGCGTCGGTGCTGATCGAGGGCACCAACCTGGGAGTAATGGCCGATTCAACCGGCCGCTTCGAGTTGAAACATATACCTGTCGGCAAACAGCGACTGATCGTTTCGGCCGTTGGGTATGTGACGTATCGTCATGAAATAGATGTCGTCGACGGCCGTACGCTGGAGTTGTCTCCGGAGCTGGAACGTTCAGAAATAGACGCCGGCGGGATCGTGGTTACCGGCACCAGAACGCCTCGATATGTAAAAGAAAGCCCCGTGTTTACGGAAGTGGTGTCGAAGGCGGCTATCGAGGAAAAATCGGCCCGGAATATATTCGAGGCGCTGGACGGTGAACCCGGAGTCAAAGTCGAACAACAATGCCAGGGATGTAATTTCACAATTCTCAGAATGCAGGGCCTGGGAGCGGACCACACCCAGGTGCTGTTGGACGGTCAGCCGATCTATTCCGGTCTGGCCTCGGTGTACGGTCTTCAGCAGTTGAGCACAGCCGATGTCGATCATATTGAGATTGTCAAGGGAGCCGGATCGGCGCTGTATGGCTCGAATGCTGTGGCGGGTGCCATTAATGTGGTTTCTACGGTACCGATGAAGACCGAGGGACAGGTCGATATGGAATTCGGCGAAGCGGGAACGAACAAGTACAGCATTACCGCGAGTTCGCGGCGCGATAAGGTCGGCTTGTTCCTGTACGCTCAGCAAAGCGAACAGGATGAGCTGGACGAAACCGGTGATGTCAATGCCCCCGGTGGTGTCTATGAGCCGGACGGCTGGATCGACCGCGTTCGTTCATCGGTGAAAAATCTCGGCTTCAACCTCTATCGCAACGATCTGTTGGGAGCCGACCGCCTCATTTTGCGTGGTCGGCTTCTGGCAGAATCAAGAATAGGCGGCTGGTTGACCGATCGGCAGTTCGAAAACCCGTTTGCCGAAGGAACCGAGCGGATCAATACCGACCGTTTCTCGGGTCAGGCCGAATACCGGATCGGTCTGGCAAACGGCTCTGAGGTGAACGCCAGTGTCGCTTATTCCAATCATAAGCGTGATGCCACCAATGATACGTTCCTCGGTGATTATATCGAAGCCTATGGCGTGGAGCCCCCGGTGCACCTGCTGCGTCCTTATCTGGCCGAAGAAAAATTGCTGGTCACCAATCTTAATCTGGTACAGCCGCTGGGTAATCGCCATCGCCTGCTGGTCGGATTACAATACTCTCATAACAGCCTCGAAGAGACCGGCATGTATCTCGATGCCGAGACGGCGACTCCATATTCCTCTCTTTCTCACAAGAAAGCGGATGAATTCGGCGCCTACCTGCAGGACGAAGCAAAATTATCGCGTAAACTGGAAGTAGTGGCCGGACTGCGGTTCGATTATCACAGCTCGGAAGATGAATTCCACGGTTCCGGTGATATTCTCGCTCAGGGACTGGACCCGCTCGAATACGATGAATCGACGGTCAATCCCCGTTTTTCCGTTCAGTATAGTTTTTCCGATTCATGGAAACTGCGTGGATCGGTCGGCAGTGGATTCCGGGTACCCTATGGATTTTCCGAAGACCTGCACCTGTGCAGTGGTTCACCCCGAGTCTACAAGGGGAGCAATTTGAAACCGGAAAAGTCGATCAGTTATTCGATGACCGCTGAATATACGGCACGGCGTGCCACCGTCAGCATAAATGCTTACCGCACCGAACTTACCGATGCTATCGCTTTTGTCGAGGCTGACGAGGATGTGTCCCGGATGGGTTATGACTATCAGTGGGAGAATATCGACGATGCTTACGTGTCCGGTATCGAGACAAACGGTTCCGTGTCGCCCTCCGAGGGCCTAGTGCTGAGCGGACGCCTGGAGCTTTTTAAAGGCAAATACGACAATCCTCGCGAGGACTGGCTGGGGACGCCCTATAAGGAAATGAGTCGGGATATTCCACGTTATCCCAACATCTCCGGAGGTTTTAAGATCGACTATACTTACAACGGCTGGAGTCTCACGACCGATGCCGATATCAAGGGCTCGATGAAAATCGATCTGACGGAGCCCGAGGACCCGGCGGATATCCAGATATACGAAACCGAGTCTTACGTGTTGTTCAACGCCCGTATCAGTCGAACGATTATGAATCGTTATAAGCTGTATGCCGGCGCGAAGAATCTTGGCGACTATACCCAGAAAGTAAAACACATCAGTGACGCGGCCTTCATGTATGCGCCGGTCTACGGCCGCTTGTTGTATGGGGGGATTCAGATAACGCTGTAG